In Falsibacillus pallidus, the genomic window GGCAATGATCCTGATGCCATTGAAGCATGCGGCTGCCGCAGCTGCCTTCAGCGATATCCCATCGAATTATTGGGCAAAATCCGAGATTTATGAATTGGTAGATAAACAGGTTTTAACTGGCTACCCTGATAACACCTTCAAACCTGAGAGGAATGTTACCCGCTCACAGGCAGCTGTCATGATTGGGCGTTCGTTGAGGGTTGAAACAGCCGGCCACCCAGCACCCCCATTCAAAGATATCCCAAAAGGGACCGAAGCGTATCGATACATAACCGCACTAACAGACATGGGTGTTTTTTCTAAAGTGTCTTATTTTCATCCCGGAGACCCTCTGACAAGAGCGCAGATGGCTAAAATCCTGGCCATTTCCTATGAGCTGAAAATTCAATCATCCCATACGTTCAAGGACGTTGCATCCAATCATTGGGCCTATACTTATATTGAAAAATTGGCGGCTTCAGGGATCACAACAGGCAAAAAAGAAGGAATCTATGATCCTACCGGGAAAGTGAGCCGGTCTCAAATGGCCGTCTTCGTCAAAAGGGCAATGGATTATAAGAAAAATGGACAATCTGTCAGTGAAGTTGAATCCGTTTTAACCCTGGTTAATGCAGAAAGGGCTAAAACAGGTGCACCACCTTTAAAACTGGCTTCTGATATTTCACGCGTATCCGCAGCAAAAGCAGCCGATATGAGGGATAAGAATTACTTTTCACATACGTCTCCAACCTATGGAGATCCATTTAAAATGCTGACTAACTTTGGCATTCACTGGACCGCTGCAGGAGAAAATATCGCCGCCGGCCAGCCAGATGCCAAATCCGTCATGACCGCATGGATGAACAGCGAAGGACACCGTGCAAACATCCTAAACCCGAATTATACAGAAATCGGGATTGGACTCGCCAAAGGCGGATCCTATGGAACCTATTGGGTCCAAACATTTGTTAAAAGATAAATAGAAAGATAGAAAGGGCTGCAGTTTGCAGTCCTTTTTTCTATATAGGTGTGAAAATGGTTTGATTGAAGAGCGAAAGGTCATAGGAATAGTGAAAGTGTATCAAAAAGTGCCTGGATCGGGGTATTTTGATCAAAATGGGCAATTTTTTTACTATGAAAGGCCTTTTGGACCGATCAGAGGAAGGAAAAAGTAAGGAAAACATGGGCAATTTAAGCTCTCAGCAGGTTCTATGCGCGAAAAACCACGGTCTATGCGCCATTTACATTTCTTTATGCGCGAGAAAATCCAACCTATGCGCGAGATAATGTATCTTATGAACCAAAACACCATTCTTATGCGCCATTGCAAAAAATCTGCTCAAGAAGGGCTTCCTCGACACCAACATTCGAGTGATAGAATCGAGTCCCGGCGACAAAACATGACAAAATTCGGGTGGTGACAGTCACCTTTTTCGCTTAATGAATGTGCAATATTTGTTTAATGTTTTTGTATAAGTGGAATAGGTGATTTGACGCCATTTATAAAGGAAGTGATTAAATGTATGAAGAATTAGTAGTCAAAAATGACTCATTAAACTTGGAGATAATAGCTGAAAAGTACCTATTACTACTTTATAGATGTCTATTAAATGATGGACTTACGCAAGACCATGCAGAAAAAATCCTTTCAGAAGTATTTACATACATAAAAAAACACCCGGATTTTTTGAGTAGCCAACACAAGCTATCGGTTCGGCTTATCCAACTCTGCAGACATTTTTCCAATAGATTTGTACAAAAAGAAAAAAAGGTGAAAGCTATTCAAGTACTCTAGTGAGTGCTTTTTTTTTGCCATTCTTTATCCTCCCGTATAGAATAGTATAAAAAATATGGAAAATTAGTACTGGAGCATACCATCGAATATGCTCCTTTTTCCCGGTAGTTAAGGAACTGTCACATTTGGGTCGGAATTTTATTAGAGGGAAATGTTATAATGTATTCAGTTTGCTGCAAATATTCAGATGGATGTCTATTTGCCATCATCTGAAAATATAGAAAGAGGAGAGACTCATGGCGAAATCGAACCAGAAACCGTCTAAACAAACACCAAAATCTTCGGCCCGTCTAGTTTACTGGGTTGGCGGAATCGTACTCTTGGTCATCATCGCAATTATCTTCATTGGAAAACAATCAAATCATGTAGAGAAGCAAGATGCTTTTTCGTATAAAGATCAGCCTTATCTAGGCGAAAAATCAGCCCCGGTGAACATCGTGGAATTCGGGGACTATAAATGTCCTTACTGCAAGGCCTTCAATGAATCATTTGTCCCTGAAATCAAAAAGCAGGTAGTCGATACGGGTAAAGCCAAATTTTATTTCATTAATTATGCCTTTATCAATGTCGATTCAAAACGGGCCGCTAAATTTGCTGAAACGGTCTATAAAGAGCTCGGAAATGAAACCTTCTGGAAGTTCCATGATTTGCTTTACGAAAAACAGCCGGATGATAAAAAATATGAACAAATGGATTATTATACAGATGAGTTCCTAGAAAAAACATTAGCTGAAATCGCTGATCAAAAAGAGGTAGACCAAGTGGTGAAAGCGTACCAAAATGGGGAAGGGGATGCCCCGTTCCAAAAAGATATGGATACAGTAAAAGAATTGAAAGTCGAAAGTACTCCGACATTATTCATTAATGGCAAGCAATTTAACGGCAAAACTTTTGATGATTTCATCAAAATGGTAAACAAAGCGGAAAAGGAGTCCTAATATGAATAAACCTTTATTCGCCGCATGGATCACTTCCATTATCGCTTTGTTGGGAAGTCTGTATTTCAGCGAAATCCAGCATTTCATCCCATGCACCCTTTGCTGGTATCAGCGGATCTTGATGTATCCATTATTTGTGTTCATGGGAGTGGCCATTTACCGAAATGAACATCGCATTTATCCGTACATCCTGCCATTTTCCATTTTGGGAGTTGTCATATCGGCATACCATTACTTGCTGCAGCATGTACCTGCTTTACGCGAATTCGAAATGTGTACAAGCGGGGTCCCATGCTCCGGCAAATACATTGACTGGCTTGGATTCATCACAATTCCCCTATTAGCCTTCACGGCATTTACCATCATCACCATCTTGATGTTCGTGCTGCATAAGCAGGATAAACAGCAATAATATAGAAAATGCCGCTTCTCATAAAGGGAAGCGGCATTTCTTTTAACAAAAAAAGCGTAAGCCAAGGCCTACGCTTTTTTTCTATTCTTTTTCCGGCAGCTGTGCGTAATAGGAGTCAGACAGCTCCTCGAGTGTTAGGATTTTTTGATAGCTGGTTTCATATTTTGAAAAATCTTTCACCCGATCCATCGTGTTTAACGAAAATGCATCTCCGTCAGCGAAGCTTTCATTCGGGTAATAAATGATATGATCATTCACAAATCCGCCTGGCGGAAGGTAATACCGGATGCCAATCAAGTTGTTCTGACCTTGAAGAAGGTCCTGTCCGAAATGGACCAATTTATGGTCGATTTTTACCCCAAGAAGGTTGGCAAGCGTCGGCATGAAGTCGAGCTGGCCGCCCGGTGATGAAACCTCCGTCCCGTTATCCGTTTTTCCAGGGATGGATACTATGAATGGAATCGTATATCGATCTTTCAAATTATATTTATGTCCAGTAAATTGTTCAAACAGTTCCTGATCTCGATCATCCAGCGCTTTGTCTTGAAGCCCGAGGTGATCTCCATAGAAAAGAATGACGGAATTATCCCATATCCCTTTTTTCTTCAATTCTTCGATGAAACGTCCGATCGCAGCATCCGTATAGTTCTGAGCGGTCAAGTAATCTCCGATCAGCGTCCCATCGTATTCTGAAGGCAGATCCAGCGTTTTCTTTTCATCTGGAATGACGAAAGGGTGATGGCTGGAAAGCGAAATGAACATGGAATAGAAAGGCTTTTTGGCATTGGCCAATGCTTCTGTCCCTTTTTTATAAAGGACATCATCCGAGGCTGCCATGCCCACTTTATCCGAATCGCCAAAGTAGCTTTCATCAAAATATTGGTCGAAGCCGAGATCCGGATACAACTGGTCGCGATTCCAGAAATTGATTTTATCGGTATGGAACGTCATCGTTGAATACCCTTTTTCTTTCAAGACCTTCGGGAGGCTCGGAATCTCTTTGTTTCCGACCGTAAGAGAGGTAGGTGTATTGTCATTCGGGAAAAGGGATGTATTCATGATGAATTCTGCATCGGATGTATTCCCAGGCCCTACCTGCTGGAAAAGATTCGAGAAGTAAAAACTGTGTTTCACAAGCTCGTTGAGATTCGGCGTCACTTCTTTTCCGTTGATTTTTAAACCGATCAAAAAGTTCTGGAAGGACTCGCCTTGAATGACGATGACATTTCGTCCTTTGGCCATTCCAAAGTATTTGCGCTGATCGGCAGGAATGAGTTTGATTCCCTTGATGGACGCGATTTTTTGATTGGTTTCGTACGGATCCGCCTTTTCATTGGCCATCGTTGCAGCTGATTTCGGCTCAGAGGATTTGGCGATATTGATCGCTTCGTAGTTAAAAATCCCCTTCGACTCAGCCGCAAGGACCGGGTTCGCTATTTCAACATTTTTGTAATAAAAAAAGACGATGACACAGACGGCAAGAGCACCTAAAAATGTGCGTCTTTTCCAAGGGCTTTTGGCTTCGCTTCGAACGAGCGGATATTTTTTGGCGATCAAAAGGATCAGCAAAATGATGATATCCAAATAAAGCAGGGCATATAAAGGACTGAGCAGTGATGCTACACTGTCCCGGATGGCACCGAGCTGTCCGATTTCAAGCAGCACATGGTAGGTCGGTATGGTGTTGAACCATGTCACATATAGCAAAATTGCCGCAAAAAACGTAGTGATGAGAGCATTAGCTGCTAAATAAATATAGGGCGCACCCTTTTTTGCAAGACCTTCCACAAGACCGAGCAGTAAAAAAATGAAACAGCCCTCTAAGGCAATGACTTTTAATAGATTAAAATCTTTAAACAAAATGGCATGCAGGGCAAATGCTTTTAGAATCAATAAAGCTGCATGAAAGCCGTAATGGCTTTTTCTGAATGTACGTATAGCCGTTTTCATTGAAATTTCCTTCTTTCAGATGCGATAAAACTCCTATACTATTATTCCGATTAGGCAGGGAAATGTCAACGGATAGCCATGGCAGAACAAAAGCGCAAGCGCTTTGGTCAGCCCCGACCAGCATAAGACGGAACTCGAAGGAAATCCTGATTTCCGTAGAGGTACGGCTTATGACTCGAGGGGCTAGGCGTTGGAGCTGGACGTCGATTAACTTCTTTCAGAATTATCCACAAGGTAACATTTTAAAATTTCCTAGAAGACTAGAAAAGGAGCCTATAAATAGACTCCTATTGTTTCAGACTATTGAGGTGCCTGTGAAAGGTCGGCGACTTTTTTGATGGTGACATCAGAACTTGTTCCGCTTGCTACTGTTAGACCCAATCCATCGACAACTAATTGAAGGTTGGCAGGGGCTGCATCTACACGCAGAAGGACCTCTTTCGATAAACGGGCACCTGCATTAAGCAATGTTGTAGAAGGGGATACGGTAGCACCGCCAACTTCCAAATGGATTCCTCCCAAAGCTGAAACAGCAGCAGTTCCTACCGAATAATCAACTGAATAGAAGCCAGTTTCATTCAGACTGAAAGTAGTATCATCCGTTTGCGTTATCGCTTCACCAAAGGAAGCTCCTGGTGTATTGAATGGAACTGCAGCACCAGCGGCGAGGGCCAACTCAACCGCACCTGCATCATTGTAAGCGCTGAGTGCAGAAGAAAGTCCGCTTCCAGCAGGACCCGCAGGACCTTGTGGGCCAGGGATTGTCCTAACTACATATCCGGATGAACGCTGACGAGATGGTCCGGTTGAGAAGTTTGAACCATTCGGGTAGCAAGTCACGCCGGGATATTTATAATCTGCCATATTTAATCACTCCTTTCCATTTGGCATACTATATCTTATTCAAAGTTGATTAATGCGATAGGGCTTATCAACTCTATGAAATATGTAAATATAGCCTAATTTTAGATAGGAGTGAGAAAGGGTGATAGGATCATCTTAAAAAATATGCATTCAATAAGAAATATTCATCTGCAGGTTCATTATCAAGTTCAAATCATCTTAAGCATGCAGTCTTTTAATTCTTTAATGAAAATATCATAGTTCAGTTTGATGGCAATCCGGGTTTGACCGGGCTGGCCAAGGGGCCTCAAGTCGATATAAGAAAGGCCTTTTGCTTCGATTCCTTCTATCACTTGTGCATCATAGTAGATGTATTCAGCAATATTAGGCTTGCATACCGTCATGACTGTAACCAAATCATGGATCGGAGCACCGATGATTCCCGGAGATAGTTTTTTGTAAGCTTTAAAATAATATTCAAAGATCGGTTTTAACATAAAAGCAAATGGATTTGATTTGTGTTTGGAAAATAGGTCGACCACTTCGTCTGTCAAGTAGGCATAATTCGTTGTATTCAATGGGGTGATAGTAATGTTATGTGCGTGCTTCAATACAAAATTAGTAGAGGTGGGGTCGCCGTGAAAATTAGCTTCGGCAAGGGGGGTCACATTTCCTGGTGCAAAAAAAGAACCTCCCATTAAATAAAAGCCATTCACTAGCTTCATCTGTTGCGGATAGAGGATGAATGCTGTTGCAAGGGATGTTGAACGGCCGGTATCCACGATATTGAGTTCATTCCCATATGCTTCAATCAGCAAGCGGATCGTGTCAAAAGGATAGACCTTTATATAGTCCTTTACCGGGAGCTGTATGGGACCGATGCCATCTTCCCCGTGAATTTCAGGATAATACGTAATCATTTTCTTTTGGATGGGCATAAATGCACCAGGGATCACAGGAATATCAGGCTTTCCAGCCAACTCGAGAAGATAGGCGGCATTGGCAGTTGCTTGCTCTTTTGAAACATTTCCATAGCTTGCAACAATTCCTACGATCTCTATTTCGGGGTTGATCAACGCAAACATAATCGCAATTGAATCATCGATTCCCGGATCGCAGAATAGTAGAATCTTCTTTGGCATAATGGACCCCACCAATCAGTTTATTGAAAATAGTTGAATTAATATATGCTTTCTGCATGGAAGATATTACCTGATGGGTCGTTGGTCACGAGTCATAAAAAAAAAACCTCCATCGATGGGGGCTTCAATTTATCAATTTCAGTTGTTTTTCCCAAACAAAATTGGACATTGCGGGGGATAGGAGGGAGCCGAACATTCCAGCTTCAAAATTTCCCGCGGCTGGCAAAATGCCGCTCGGCCGACTTCCACTGTCACTTCCTGAGAAGATTGAATGCTCTGGCATAAATCCAGGGAAACATTCACACTTGTCAGGATATCGCCTGTACAATTGACTTTAAGTTTGCATTGAACACTCGATAGATAGGCAGTTAGTGCCGTATCATTAGGCGCACAAAGGAGAACAGTTTCCGGCACTTCAATCACAACAAGCGAAGATTGCTCGATAAATGGCGTTGAACCGTTGATGCCCTTGAATTCTATAATCAGTCCGAGCATCTTCACAAAGGATATTTTCTGCAGTGTGATCAGTGCCCCATCCATCACTAGGGACGTTGATTGCCGGTCGCTGATCTCAAATGTCTTTATAACAGAACCGGGGGATAGAGGTTCGCCGGTATCGGGATCCACCAGGAGGCAGCGGGCCGCCATCTTTGAAATGGCCGTACCGCATGGATCAATGGCTAAATTTCCAAGGTCAGCGGCATTGATGGTGGAAGCGAACGATTTTTGCAGCACGACCCAATCATAGATTTTTTTCGCGTTGATGCACATGCTTTCAATAGAATCGCAGCGAGACCGCACCGCCATAGTAACACTCCTCATACGAATGAATTTGTTAACAAAGTATGTGGGCATAGGCGGATTGTTGCAGGATTTTAAAAAAGAATTTAGGCATCAGCCCTTTTTTGACAGGAAAGGGGTGCCTTCTATCCAAAAACGCCAAGGGTAATCTTTCGCTTCTCCGGAATTATCGATCCCGACCCGTTTTCCGTGAGCAATGCCTGATGGCGTTTTCCCTTCACAAATAAATAAAGGCGGATTTGTAAAGTGATGCCCATAATATTCCATGCCGATGCCAAGGGCTTTTGTGAGCTTACCCGGTCCATTGGTCAAATTTTTTCCGAAAGGCATCTTTCTCCTTGCGCTCATAAGGTCGATTCCTGAGAATGGTTCAACTGCCCGAATCAACACTGCCTCAGGTGCATCGATGGCTCCACTGACCACATTCAAAAGGCAGTGGGTATGCATAACATACGTATAAACACTTCCTGCTTCAGCAAACATCACTTCAGTTCGCTTCGTTCTGCGGTTTTGAAAGGAATGGGCAGCACGGTCGCCGGGACCGATGTAGGCCTCTGTTTCGGCAATATATCCGGACACAGTTCCCTCCGGTGTCATATGTACAAGCAGACAGCCGAGCAGGGATTTCGCCAATTCCAATGTTGGCTGCTGATAAAAATCTATGGGTAATGGTTTATAATGAATATCGGTTTGCATCAACTCTTCCTTTCCTATTAAAGATATAAAAAAATCTGTAAATTCGACAACAAGCAATGGTAAAATAGAGATAACGATCATGTCCTAGTCCATAACGAAACGAATTTTTCGAGTACACCTTAGAAAAATGGGAGAGAATGCAATGAAATACACCAATGTAATGGAAGAAATTGTTTCAGCTCTTGTCACGATGTACATGAAAGGCCCGGAATACCAAACATTCTGCAAATGTGAAAAATGTACCAATGATATCATTGCCCTGAGCCTGAATTCACTGCCAAGCCACTATGTCACGACAGAAGACGGCCGCAAGCTGACATTCGAAATGCTTAATACAGTCGAGAATCGAAGTTGGATCAATAAAAGGATCATTAAAGCGATTTATGTCGTGGGAAAATTCCCTAAACATTAATTTAATAGAAATAATAAATATAGAAGGGACCGGAACACTTTGTGTACACCGGTCTCTTCTATTTAATTTTGATAAGATTCAACCTTTTGCATCATCAGGCTCAATTCAGCAAATATCGAGTCACTCATCACTTTATACCCTTTTTTTGTTAGATGTATTCCGTCATCACTGATTAATGAGGCAAGGTCTCCCGCTTTTTTCAAATAGGAGCGGACATCGATCCGTTTAATGGAATCCATTTGATCCAACAGCATGTTCAGCGATCGATTATAGGAACTATGCCAATGTTCGATTCCCCCGACGGTGTTGATCCAGTGGCTGATAGACGTCCCGAATCTGGATGCGATGTTTTTGTAGTATCGGACGGGATCAAGGGGAGGAAGTGTTAATACTATTGGTGTGATATCGGCATTTTTCAGCGTATCGATCAGCTGCGAGACATTGTTTAAATATCTTTCGATTGGCACGGTTGGCTCATGAGTAGAATCAGGTTCTTCCGCTACTTTGCCCCAATTGAAATCGCAGTCGTTGCCGCCAATATTCAAGAGGGCGATTTCCGGACGTTCTTGTATGACATCCTTCTCAATTCGCTTGATCAAGAGGTCAGAATTATCATTAAAGACCCCTTTATTGATGATTTCAATCTGCTCTTTCCCTGTTTGAACAAATTGTTGCTGAAGGAGGTTAGGATAGTTTTCTTTCATGATGCGCAGTCTTCCTCCGGTAAAAGAAACTCCTCTGGTGATGCTGTCGCCAAGACAAATCATTTTCATCGCATTCATCCTTAAATTTTTCATATTTTAATATTATTTTACAATAAAATCAGCAGTTGTCCTACTAAAAGGGTTTTCGATGAAAAGGGAGAATACATAGAGTAATTTAAAATAACATCTTTCCCCGCTTATATGCTCAGAATGTAATTAATTTGGTACGATAGTATTAATTCAATTAAAAAGGTTTTAAGGAGGGATGGCATGTCTGGCATCATTTTGTTTGACGGCGTATGCAACTTCTGCGACAGCAGCGTGCAGTTCATTATGAAAAGAGACTCAAAGGAGTATTTTAAATTCGCCTCTCTCCAAAGCGAAATCGGTCAAAAACTCCTCAAGGAATATCAGGCTTCCAAAGGATTGGATAGTGTTGTTCTCATTGAAAATAACCGTCTGTACGTGGAGTCTGATGCAGCACTTGCTATCTGCCGCCATTTAGACGGTCCATGGAAGCTTTTGTGGGGGTTAAAAATAATCCCTGCACCGATCAGAAACAAAATCTATCAATTCATCGCCAAGAACCGCTACAAGTGGTTCGGTCAAAAGGAAGCATGCCGGATTCCGTCACCGAAGGAAAGAAAGCGGTTTTTAGAATAAATTAGCATTCAGCTGAGCATTCACAAAAGGATTGCTCGGCTTTTTTCTTTTAATTGTAACGTTTATTTGGTGTGCTTCGTCATACAGTTGACTAGCTAGTTGAAATGAGGGGGGATGAGGTTTGGAAAGGCATCAATTTTCCGCCTCTGAAATAGGGGATAGAGAAATTTTGGATATGGAGCCTGAAGAAGCAATCGAACGGTTGATGGATCTATACGGGGAAGAGTTGAAAAGGCTCGCCTATTCCTATACGAAAAATTGGATGCAGACAGATGATCTCATTCAGGAAGTCTTTTTGTCCATTTACCAAAAACTTCACACATTCAATGGAAAGTCTGCGTTGAAAAGCTGGATTTATTCCATTGCGATCAATAAATGCAAGGATTATTTGCGAAGCTGGCATTACCGCAAGCTGCAATTGACTGACCATTGGATGACAACAGGAAAAACACAAGGGAATGGACCGATGGAGAACGTTATTCAACAAGATGAAAATAAAAAACTCATTGAAGCAGTCCTTGAACTGCCAATCAAGTATCGGGAAGTCATCGTACTTTTTTACTACAAAGACATGAACATTGATGAAATCTGTCAAATGCTTAGCTTGAGCCCTTCAGCAGTTAAGACACGGCTGCACAGGGGAAGGGAAAAACTAAGGATGTCGCATTCTTTGGAAGGAGGAATGCTGAATGGATGAGCAGCTGAAAAAGAGCAGGAAGGCTTTTGAGACGTATGTTTCTCCAGATAAAGTCTTCACCGAAGAAGATAAAAAAAGAATACGTGATCGAATTCAAAGCGCACCAGTGTCCATGGAAGGCAAAAAAAGAGCCGAATGGTTTCCGAAATTGATGACCGGGGGAGTCGCAGCGGCAGTCATTTGCTTCCTTGCCATTTTTATCGGAAGCGCACTTACTCATAATCTCGGTTCAAGTGATAAATCAGCAGAGTCTTCCCATATGGAATCTGCAGATGATTCAGGAGCAAAAAAGGGATTCAATCCAGAAGGTGCAGATAAAAAGGATACCTCAAATGAACTGACGGATGATGCAGGCAGGGTACAATTAGAGCCGGAACTTCTATCGTTATATAAGCAATTCTCGGCAAAGCATGATGATATGCTCCTCAGGGGATTAACTCCGCTGCAGATTTTCACCCTTTACTTTTATGCAGAGGATCAAAAAGATTACGGAGTCCAATATTGGCTTTTCAATCATGACCCGGACGTGGAGCAAATTTTCAAATCTGAAGAAGATTGGATACAATCTTCACAAAAAGATGGAGGCTCCCTGCTGGAAAAAGTGAAGAATTCATATTTAGAGGAAAAAATCGTAGATGATTCAAATGCCTATATCCTCATTTCAAGCGAAAAGAATCAGGGTCTGGAAAATTCTCTCGGGTTCGGGCTCTCGAAAAATAAAGCAGGCGTCTGGAAAGTGAATTGGATGCCGATTCAATAGCTGCATTGCCCCGGAAGCATTCGTCCGGGGTTATTTTTATGAGAAATATTGATTTTCAGGAGAATACAACAAAGAGAATCACAGATAATAAAGAAAGATCAGATCCGATTAGCATCGTCGAAAAAGTTTCCTTAATGCAAAATTGTTTTGTGCAGCTTATAAGGATAGTTATCCGCAACACTCTTGCTCTAGACCCACCCATGATGGGTTTGCTATGATATCAAGAGATTAACGTTAGAGGTGAAACTGTTGGGAGCAAGAGAATCAATAGCCAAAAAAATTGCATGGATCAGCCTGGTGGCCAATATTATCCTGACTATCGGAAAATTGGTCATCGGATATTCAAGCCACAGTGACGCAGTATTTGCAGACGGGATCCATTCTGCTGCAGACGTCTTTGCATCACTCATCGTCCTTTTGGTGATTAAAATCGCCAATAAACCAGCAGATGAAGATCATCCATACGGCCATGGGAAAGCCGAAGTCATCGTATCCGGCATCGTTGGAATCCTGTTATTCCTTATTTCTATATATGTCGTGTATGAGGCTCTTACCGGGTTCATGCATCCGATTGAAACTCCAAGCATCCTTGCCATGTGGGTCGCCATCTTTTCTTATGCGGCAAAGGAATATTTGTACCGCTCATCCATGAAGGTCGCGAAACAGCATAACAGCAAAGCAATTGAAGCCATTGCATTTGATCATAAAGCAGACATTGTCGCTTCTATCGCTGCTGCTATCGGTGTGCTGCTTTCTGTAATCGGGAGCAAAATCCATATACATATCCTTTTATACGGCGACAAGGTAGCCAGTATTTTTGTAGCCTATCTGATTTTTAAAATTGCAAAAGAGATGCTTGTCGAAGCCTTTGATATTCTTCTGGAGCGCAACATCGATATGGAAACCCAGGCCGATTTTATTGCCATCATTGAAAAGTTCGAACTCGTAAGGAGAATCGATAAATTGAGGGCAAGGGAGCTGGGACACTATATCGTGGTCGATCTC contains:
- a CDS encoding S-layer homology domain-containing protein; amino-acid sequence: MRNTGRMRLLASIMLLAMILMPLKHAAAAAAFSDIPSNYWAKSEIYELVDKQVLTGYPDNTFKPERNVTRSQAAVMIGRSLRVETAGHPAPPFKDIPKGTEAYRYITALTDMGVFSKVSYFHPGDPLTRAQMAKILAISYELKIQSSHTFKDVASNHWAYTYIEKLAASGITTGKKEGIYDPTGKVSRSQMAVFVKRAMDYKKNGQSVSEVESVLTLVNAERAKTGAPPLKLASDISRVSAAKAADMRDKNYFSHTSPTYGDPFKMLTNFGIHWTAAGENIAAGQPDAKSVMTAWMNSEGHRANILNPNYTEIGIGLAKGGSYGTYWVQTFVKR
- a CDS encoding DsbA family protein, whose amino-acid sequence is MAKSNQKPSKQTPKSSARLVYWVGGIVLLVIIAIIFIGKQSNHVEKQDAFSYKDQPYLGEKSAPVNIVEFGDYKCPYCKAFNESFVPEIKKQVVDTGKAKFYFINYAFINVDSKRAAKFAETVYKELGNETFWKFHDLLYEKQPDDKKYEQMDYYTDEFLEKTLAEIADQKEVDQVVKAYQNGEGDAPFQKDMDTVKELKVESTPTLFINGKQFNGKTFDDFIKMVNKAEKES
- a CDS encoding disulfide oxidoreductase, yielding MNKPLFAAWITSIIALLGSLYFSEIQHFIPCTLCWYQRILMYPLFVFMGVAIYRNEHRIYPYILPFSILGVVISAYHYLLQHVPALREFEMCTSGVPCSGKYIDWLGFITIPLLAFTAFTIITILMFVLHKQDKQQ
- a CDS encoding LTA synthase family protein, which gives rise to MKTAIRTFRKSHYGFHAALLILKAFALHAILFKDFNLLKVIALEGCFIFLLLGLVEGLAKKGAPYIYLAANALITTFFAAILLYVTWFNTIPTYHVLLEIGQLGAIRDSVASLLSPLYALLYLDIIILLILLIAKKYPLVRSEAKSPWKRRTFLGALAVCVIVFFYYKNVEIANPVLAAESKGIFNYEAINIAKSSEPKSAATMANEKADPYETNQKIASIKGIKLIPADQRKYFGMAKGRNVIVIQGESFQNFLIGLKINGKEVTPNLNELVKHSFYFSNLFQQVGPGNTSDAEFIMNTSLFPNDNTPTSLTVGNKEIPSLPKVLKEKGYSTMTFHTDKINFWNRDQLYPDLGFDQYFDESYFGDSDKVGMAASDDVLYKKGTEALANAKKPFYSMFISLSSHHPFVIPDEKKTLDLPSEYDGTLIGDYLTAQNYTDAAIGRFIEELKKKGIWDNSVILFYGDHLGLQDKALDDRDQELFEQFTGHKYNLKDRYTIPFIVSIPGKTDNGTEVSSPGGQLDFMPTLANLLGVKIDHKLVHFGQDLLQGQNNLIGIRYYLPPGGFVNDHIIYYPNESFADGDAFSLNTMDRVKDFSKYETSYQKILTLEELSDSYYAQLPEKE
- a CDS encoding BclA C-terminal domain-containing protein, whose product is MADYKYPGVTCYPNGSNFSTGPSRQRSSGYVVRTIPGPQGPAGPAGSGLSSALSAYNDAGAVELALAAGAAVPFNTPGASFGEAITQTDDTTFSLNETGFYSVDYSVGTAAVSALGGIHLEVGGATVSPSTTLLNAGARLSKEVLLRVDAAPANLQLVVDGLGLTVASGTSSDVTIKKVADLSQAPQ
- a CDS encoding nucleoside hydrolase — protein: MPKKILLFCDPGIDDSIAIMFALINPEIEIVGIVASYGNVSKEQATANAAYLLELAGKPDIPVIPGAFMPIQKKMITYYPEIHGEDGIGPIQLPVKDYIKVYPFDTIRLLIEAYGNELNIVDTGRSTSLATAFILYPQQMKLVNGFYLMGGSFFAPGNVTPLAEANFHGDPTSTNFVLKHAHNITITPLNTTNYAYLTDEVVDLFSKHKSNPFAFMLKPIFEYYFKAYKKLSPGIIGAPIHDLVTVMTVCKPNIAEYIYYDAQVIEGIEAKGLSYIDLRPLGQPGQTRIAIKLNYDIFIKELKDCMLKMI
- a CDS encoding DNA-3-methyladenine glycosylase; this encodes MQTDIHYKPLPIDFYQQPTLELAKSLLGCLLVHMTPEGTVSGYIAETEAYIGPGDRAAHSFQNRRTKRTEVMFAEAGSVYTYVMHTHCLLNVVSGAIDAPEAVLIRAVEPFSGIDLMSARRKMPFGKNLTNGPGKLTKALGIGMEYYGHHFTNPPLFICEGKTPSGIAHGKRVGIDNSGEAKDYPWRFWIEGTPFLSKKG
- a CDS encoding late competence development ComFB family protein translates to MKYTNVMEEIVSALVTMYMKGPEYQTFCKCEKCTNDIIALSLNSLPSHYVTTEDGRKLTFEMLNTVENRSWINKRIIKAIYVVGKFPKH
- a CDS encoding SGNH/GDSL hydrolase family protein, with protein sequence MKMICLGDSITRGVSFTGGRLRIMKENYPNLLQQQFVQTGKEQIEIINKGVFNDNSDLLIKRIEKDVIQERPEIALLNIGGNDCDFNWGKVAEEPDSTHEPTVPIERYLNNVSQLIDTLKNADITPIVLTLPPLDPVRYYKNIASRFGTSISHWINTVGGIEHWHSSYNRSLNMLLDQMDSIKRIDVRSYLKKAGDLASLISDDGIHLTKKGYKVMSDSIFAELSLMMQKVESYQN
- a CDS encoding thiol-disulfide oxidoreductase DCC family protein; its protein translation is MSGIILFDGVCNFCDSSVQFIMKRDSKEYFKFASLQSEIGQKLLKEYQASKGLDSVVLIENNRLYVESDAALAICRHLDGPWKLLWGLKIIPAPIRNKIYQFIAKNRYKWFGQKEACRIPSPKERKRFLE